A genomic window from Treponema maltophilum ATCC 51939 includes:
- a CDS encoding TetR/AcrR family transcriptional regulator produces MKANAAKCEPGKTKAYSKLPVQSRQSSEQSTKHAQTKAPNSKERILECAASEFLQKGWAKSSMRTIAKLAGVTTGSLYFHFKNKEALFDALVKDVYDALLANHRAMYDVFFSMPPDTEKRRAFRFEGRKKTVDFVYEHYRAVKLLVCGSAGTRYADFFSLMMEDTYKADVRALSSLKDCGGVLRPGIDLRLYSAVDKSFWNCLFETVRLDIPYEGALKYVALLDEFYEAGWRKILCGNRPAGE; encoded by the coding sequence ATGAAAGCAAACGCAGCAAAATGCGAACCCGGAAAAACGAAAGCGTATTCGAAATTGCCGGTACAATCGCGACAATCATCGGAACAATCGACGAAACACGCACAGACAAAAGCGCCGAACTCCAAAGAACGCATTTTGGAGTGTGCCGCTTCCGAATTTTTGCAAAAGGGCTGGGCAAAAAGTTCGATGCGTACTATTGCAAAACTTGCAGGCGTTACGACCGGCTCTCTGTATTTTCATTTTAAAAATAAGGAAGCGCTTTTCGACGCGCTCGTAAAAGACGTGTACGATGCTCTTTTGGCAAACCACCGCGCAATGTACGACGTCTTTTTCAGCATGCCGCCCGATACGGAAAAGCGGCGTGCCTTCCGTTTTGAAGGCCGCAAGAAAACGGTCGACTTCGTGTACGAACATTACCGGGCGGTAAAGCTGCTCGTGTGCGGTTCGGCCGGCACCCGCTATGCCGATTTTTTTTCGCTCATGATGGAAGATACGTACAAAGCCGATGTGCGCGCTTTGTCGTCGCTCAAAGACTGCGGCGGCGTACTGCGTCCCGGCATAGACTTACGCCTGTATTCGGCGGTCGACAAAAGCTTTTGGAACTGCCTGTTCGAAACCGTCCGCTTGGACATTCCCTACGAAGGCGCGCTCAAATATGTCGCCCTGCTCGACGAATTTTATGAAGCCGGCTGGCGGAAGATTTTGTGCGGAAACCGCCCCGCCGGAGAATAA
- a CDS encoding tripartite tricarboxylate transporter permease — protein sequence MNVVLQGLHLMLSWQNFLIIFVGLVLGIVVGAIPGLTSDLGIILCIPLTYGMEPVMAILMLLAIYCGGTYGGSITAILINTPGTSANAATLFDGYPMTQKGEAYKALSMAIYASTIGGLISAFVLLFAAPQIAKVTLLFGPAEYLSLAVFGLSVIAGVSNKSIFKGLIGACIGIFVSTMGMDNISGAQRFTFDNINLLRGVDLIIALIGLFAISEILMKSQYNPKTDHKTVSASSVTKCKITKEEYKRCRKPISIGSLIGVIIGATPGTGGGLAAFIAYNQVKQSSKHPETFGKGEIEGVAVSESANNGACGATMIPMLTLGVPGDGATAILMGAFMVHGMIPGPRLFIDQGDILYAIMLGLIVVNIFMYIAGKVFIRFYAHITRIPYEVLACIVLTFCLAGSYSTNNSIYDMYIIIVFGIISYFLRRMDFQLVPILLGIVLGPLAEANFRRALILSDGSLSIFVTRPISLCFLLIAAGSLILFAVKNGKRAKTD from the coding sequence ATGAACGTTGTCCTGCAGGGTTTGCATTTAATGCTTTCGTGGCAGAATTTTTTGATAATCTTTGTCGGCCTTGTTCTCGGTATTGTCGTCGGGGCGATTCCGGGATTGACTTCCGATTTGGGAATTATTTTGTGCATACCGCTTACGTACGGTATGGAACCCGTTATGGCCATATTGATGCTTTTGGCCATTTATTGCGGCGGAACGTACGGCGGATCGATTACCGCAATTTTAATCAATACGCCGGGAACATCGGCAAACGCCGCAACCTTGTTCGACGGTTATCCGATGACGCAAAAAGGCGAAGCGTACAAGGCGTTGTCTATGGCCATTTATGCTTCAACCATAGGCGGTTTGATAAGCGCTTTCGTTTTGCTTTTTGCGGCTCCTCAAATAGCAAAAGTAACGCTTTTGTTCGGGCCTGCCGAATATTTGTCGTTGGCCGTATTCGGACTTTCCGTTATTGCGGGCGTATCGAACAAAAGTATTTTTAAAGGTCTTATCGGCGCCTGTATCGGAATTTTCGTGTCGACGATGGGAATGGACAATATAAGCGGCGCGCAGCGCTTTACGTTTGACAACATCAATTTGCTGCGCGGGGTGGATCTTATCATCGCCCTTATCGGACTTTTTGCAATTTCGGAAATATTGATGAAATCGCAGTACAATCCGAAAACGGATCATAAAACCGTTTCGGCAAGCAGCGTTACAAAATGCAAAATTACAAAAGAAGAATATAAGCGCTGCAGAAAGCCCATTTCCATAGGGTCGCTTATCGGCGTTATTATCGGCGCCACTCCCGGAACGGGCGGCGGCTTGGCGGCATTCATTGCATACAATCAGGTAAAGCAAAGCTCAAAACATCCGGAAACTTTCGGTAAGGGCGAAATAGAAGGGGTTGCCGTTTCCGAGTCCGCGAATAACGGTGCGTGCGGAGCGACGATGATTCCCATGCTCACCTTGGGGGTTCCGGGCGACGGGGCGACGGCTATTTTGATGGGCGCTTTTATGGTGCACGGCATGATTCCCGGGCCGCGGCTCTTTATCGATCAGGGCGATATTCTGTATGCGATTATGCTCGGCTTAATCGTCGTAAATATTTTTATGTATATAGCGGGGAAGGTGTTTATACGTTTTTACGCCCACATAACGCGCATACCGTATGAGGTGCTCGCCTGTATCGTTTTAACCTTTTGTTTGGCCGGTTCGTATTCCACGAATAACAGTATTTACGATATGTATATTATTATCGTGTTCGGTATTATATCGTATTTTTTGCGGCGTATGGATTTTCAGCTGGTTCCTATTTTGCTCGGCATCGTTTTGGGGCCTCTTGCGGAAGCCAACTTCCGCCGTGCACTGATCCTTTCGGACGGTTCTTTAAGCATCTTTGTAACCCGCCCCATAAGCTTGTGCTTTTTGCTGATTGCGGCAGGCTCTCTTATTTTGTTCGCCGTAAAGAACGGAAAGCGTGCAAAAACCGATTAA
- a CDS encoding tripartite tricarboxylate transporter TctB family protein, with protein sequence MKIKYNNEMIAGSTFAVIAAIGWFLIPSQIETYEKSSINAKTFPAIALGGLFIFSCALFLQGLFLRPKKEVDLHSGIIKSEAFKKEIRSVIFILLLLAYAFVIGKIGFLIATSALVAAILIFYGARKWYYYAIAIATVFIVYFVFSVMLHVSLPTGGLI encoded by the coding sequence ATGAAAATAAAATACAATAACGAAATGATTGCCGGCTCGACCTTTGCCGTAATTGCCGCAATCGGCTGGTTTTTAATTCCGTCGCAAATCGAAACGTATGAAAAATCTTCGATAAATGCAAAAACTTTTCCGGCTATCGCTTTGGGCGGTCTTTTTATATTTTCATGCGCGCTGTTTTTGCAGGGATTGTTTTTACGGCCGAAAAAAGAGGTTGACCTGCATTCGGGAATTATAAAATCGGAAGCGTTCAAAAAAGAAATCCGTTCCGTCATTTTTATTTTGCTGCTGCTTGCGTACGCATTTGTTATCGGAAAAATCGGCTTTCTTATCGCAACTTCGGCACTGGTCGCGGCGATACTGATTTTTTACGGCGCGCGCAAGTGGTACTATTATGCAATTGCGATTGCAACGGTTTTTATCGTGTATTTTGTTTTTTCGGTTATGCTTCATGTTTCGCTGCCGACGGGAGGTTTAATATGA
- a CDS encoding Bug family tripartite tricarboxylate transporter substrate binding protein: MKNKMKTPACIIAVLLMCAAVFAKGQSDGKGDAFPARQVTIIMPWGLGGGPDTIARQVASYGEKYLGVPVIVENKTGGAGTIAMTAAMMAKDDGYTMVVANGPLFSLTPAFQKVTYKLSDITPLVGMRIVEFVVLTNPSKSGISTLEGLKKAGKTIKYATTGGPGNDSYTMISVLFKKLGIPAEAVPYNGGQDAINALAGGHVDVAIGSPPVYRDYVKNGQFVCLGTFIPEGIEVEGIGRIPSFKEQGIDAEFVGMDYFAVRSSVDEHKKAVLTEFIKKVYADPEFKKFMKGMGMEAWGAGEKDILKNIDEQTGAMKEYIDLVKK, from the coding sequence ATGAAAAACAAAATGAAAACACCGGCATGCATTATTGCGGTTTTACTGATGTGTGCGGCGGTCTTTGCCAAAGGGCAATCGGACGGGAAGGGCGACGCGTTTCCCGCACGGCAGGTAACCATTATTATGCCGTGGGGCTTGGGCGGCGGGCCGGATACGATTGCGCGGCAAGTCGCTTCTTACGGCGAAAAGTATTTGGGCGTACCGGTAATCGTTGAAAACAAAACCGGCGGTGCCGGAACGATCGCGATGACGGCGGCTATGATGGCGAAGGACGACGGCTATACGATGGTTGTTGCCAACGGCCCGCTGTTTTCTTTGACGCCGGCGTTCCAAAAAGTAACGTATAAACTTTCGGATATTACGCCGCTTGTCGGCATGAGAATTGTGGAATTTGTCGTGCTGACCAATCCGTCAAAAAGCGGCATATCGACTTTGGAAGGATTAAAAAAAGCCGGTAAAACCATTAAGTACGCGACAACCGGCGGTCCCGGCAACGACAGCTACACGATGATTTCCGTGCTGTTCAAAAAACTCGGCATCCCGGCGGAGGCGGTTCCGTATAACGGCGGGCAGGACGCCATAAACGCATTGGCCGGCGGTCATGTCGATGTCGCCATCGGTTCGCCGCCCGTATACCGCGACTACGTTAAAAACGGACAGTTTGTGTGCTTGGGTACTTTTATTCCCGAAGGCATTGAAGTTGAAGGCATCGGCAGAATTCCTTCGTTCAAAGAACAGGGAATAGACGCGGAGTTCGTCGGCATGGATTATTTTGCCGTGCGTTCTTCGGTTGACGAGCACAAAAAAGCCGTTCTTACCGAATTCATCAAAAAAGTATACGCGGATCCCGAGTTCAAAAAATTTATGAAAGGAATGGGAATGGAAGCGTGGGGAGCCGGCGAAAAAGATATTTTAAAGAATATCGATGAACAAACCGGAGCGATGAAAGAATATATCGATTTGGTAAAAAAATAG
- a CDS encoding ComEC/Rec2 family competence protein, with amino-acid sequence MKMTCINVGYGDSLLLEWDDSVMLIDGGSALESEFEGFPARIRSADYLQKTGIGRIDTLVITHIHEDHVCGLTALFDKADIKQVYIPFPPELFKDRSIPDAAPDAPENVRLFARSLKDFTKIMETCRVRKIPVKEICAGDVLNCAGGARLFVLGPNEKDKEAFLSGLRDFFGASEEKRQKVLFPYLDSLSNSASLLLKFSYKDVHMLLCADNCPSHWDKKYFSLLKNVTVLKLPHHGQRDCIDEEIVKLMPLQYALTTASSDRRHNSANPEVYKILTKLFENNEKFTLLFSDAKEYPPYFFAEKPFQAIEMSFSGKEAQVKFIRI; translated from the coding sequence ATGAAAATGACTTGCATAAATGTCGGCTACGGAGATTCTTTGCTTTTGGAATGGGATGATTCCGTTATGCTTATAGACGGCGGCAGCGCCCTCGAATCCGAATTTGAAGGTTTTCCCGCCCGCATACGGTCGGCCGATTATTTGCAAAAAACGGGCATCGGCCGCATCGATACGCTTGTTATTACGCATATTCATGAAGATCATGTGTGCGGACTTACCGCATTGTTTGATAAGGCGGATATCAAACAAGTGTATATTCCTTTTCCGCCGGAACTTTTTAAAGACCGAAGCATTCCCGATGCGGCACCGGATGCGCCGGAAAACGTGCGGCTGTTTGCCCGCTCGCTGAAAGATTTTACGAAGATAATGGAAACATGCCGCGTACGGAAAATTCCCGTTAAAGAAATTTGTGCAGGAGATGTTTTAAATTGTGCCGGCGGTGCACGGCTATTCGTTTTGGGACCGAACGAAAAAGATAAAGAAGCGTTTTTATCCGGCTTGCGGGATTTTTTCGGCGCATCTGAAGAAAAACGGCAAAAGGTTCTGTTTCCGTATTTGGATTCGCTTTCCAATTCTGCAAGTTTGCTTCTTAAATTTTCATATAAAGACGTGCACATGCTCCTGTGCGCCGACAATTGTCCTTCGCATTGGGACAAAAAGTATTTTTCGCTGCTTAAAAATGTAACCGTTCTCAAACTCCCGCACCACGGACAGCGCGACTGCATCGATGAAGAAATTGTAAAACTTATGCCGCTGCAATACGCGCTCACAACCGCTTCGTCGGACCGACGGCATAACAGCGCAAATCCGGAAGTCTATAAAATTTTAACGAAGCTTTTCGAGAATAACGAAAAGTTTACGCTTCTTTTCAGCGACGCAAAAGAGTATCCGCCGTATTTTTTTGCGGAAAAACCCTTTCAGGCAATCGAGATGTCCTTTTCGGGAAAAGAGGCGCAGGTAAAATTCATACGGATATAA
- a CDS encoding LacI family DNA-binding transcriptional regulator, with product MRSTILDVAHICGYSKATVSRAFANPEMVCETTKKAVYDAAKRLNYTPDAIARAMARKRTDNIGFIIYEKQYPVILNPFYSQVFDAVLQTATENGYSVFISSDRDLRLPNGEIYMKKHLDGAIIAGQTDEATIQSFRAQGIPIVILNNIVDANELLCVTAAHYCGAVRAVEYLLKTGRRRIALLSGRFSPHIYKSRRKGYTDVLAKNNIPIDSAIIADIEPTVQHAFDCASAMLSMPKPPQAFFCTNDTIAVGAVKACLRKGVRIPDDAAIIGFDDSEISRIIEPELTTVKIDTHAMGRLAASRLFDLINGKSAFTHVIETETELVIRGTA from the coding sequence ATGAGGTCGACGATTTTGGATGTTGCGCATATATGCGGATATTCAAAGGCAACCGTGTCCCGCGCTTTTGCAAATCCGGAAATGGTATGCGAAACGACTAAAAAAGCCGTATACGACGCGGCAAAAAGACTGAATTACACTCCCGATGCGATAGCGCGGGCGATGGCGCGCAAACGTACCGACAATATCGGCTTTATAATATACGAAAAGCAGTACCCGGTTATCTTAAACCCGTTTTATTCGCAGGTTTTCGACGCCGTTTTGCAAACCGCAACTGAGAACGGTTACAGCGTTTTTATATCGTCCGACAGGGATTTGCGCTTGCCTAACGGCGAAATCTATATGAAAAAACATCTTGACGGTGCAATTATTGCCGGACAAACCGACGAGGCGACAATACAAAGCTTTCGCGCGCAGGGTATTCCCATTGTTATTTTAAACAATATCGTCGATGCGAATGAATTGCTTTGCGTTACCGCGGCCCATTACTGCGGCGCCGTGCGCGCGGTCGAATATCTGTTAAAAACGGGGCGGCGCAGAATAGCTTTGCTTTCCGGCCGTTTTTCGCCGCACATTTATAAATCGAGACGTAAGGGCTATACGGACGTTTTGGCGAAAAACAACATTCCGATCGATTCGGCGATAATTGCGGATATAGAACCGACCGTGCAGCACGCGTTCGATTGCGCCTCGGCGATGCTTTCGATGCCGAAGCCGCCGCAAGCTTTTTTTTGCACAAACGATACGATTGCGGTCGGCGCCGTAAAAGCCTGCTTGAGAAAGGGCGTGCGCATTCCCGACGATGCGGCGATTATCGGGTTCGACGACAGCGAAATAAGCCGGATTATCGAGCCGGAGTTGACGACCGTCAAAATCGACACCCATGCAATGGGGCGTTTGGCCGCTTCGCGTTTATTCGATTTGATAAACGGCAAAAGCGCCTTTACGCATGTAATCGAAACGGAAACGGAACTGGTCATACGCGGAACGGCATAA
- a CDS encoding ABC transporter permease has product MFEDFINALRNFKVNKMRTLLSLLGIVIGVMAVVIVTTLGNSLDATVRKIFSRFTMDVLYLERWQVDENKLPFNEEFRIDLKRNVSGIKNVFYYSFLSGTMSRADTASSEQGGSIIACEYGAIEANGYEIDYGESFLPFDFVNGSHKIILGKNIAESLFPEGSAVGKQLTVYTQKAQFTLTVAGVLKHKDAWSYSPDRAAYIPFSFVTKKINPRPEIGRVDVQLYNENDAENVSRQIGNYADKKTDTHDALWVSSAKTQMQENNKIFGVIGVVLTSIAGISLLVGGIGIMNIMIVTVTERRHEIGMRKALGASNADIRNQFLVESATITFSGGLLGVVLGMLISALVGAVAFPKDWDFVFAFNFGGTVAAFAVSVFTGIFFGLNPALKAARMDPIEALND; this is encoded by the coding sequence ATGTTTGAAGATTTTATCAACGCGCTGCGGAACTTTAAAGTAAACAAAATGCGCACGCTGTTGTCGCTTTTAGGAATCGTTATCGGCGTGATGGCGGTCGTCATCGTTACGACGCTGGGCAATTCGCTGGATGCGACGGTACGAAAAATATTCAGCCGTTTTACGATGGATGTTTTATATCTTGAACGCTGGCAGGTCGACGAAAACAAACTGCCGTTTAACGAAGAATTCCGCATCGACCTTAAGCGCAATGTGAGCGGGATAAAAAACGTTTTTTATTATTCGTTTTTAAGCGGAACGATGTCACGCGCCGATACGGCTTCTTCGGAACAGGGCGGCAGTATTATCGCTTGCGAATACGGCGCCATTGAAGCGAACGGCTACGAAATCGATTACGGCGAAAGTTTTTTGCCGTTCGATTTTGTAAACGGCTCGCATAAAATCATTTTGGGCAAAAACATTGCGGAAAGCCTTTTTCCCGAAGGTAGTGCGGTCGGAAAACAATTAACCGTGTATACGCAAAAAGCGCAGTTTACACTTACCGTTGCCGGCGTTTTAAAACATAAAGACGCGTGGTCTTACAGCCCCGACCGTGCCGCCTACATTCCCTTCAGCTTTGTAACGAAGAAGATAAATCCCCGACCGGAAATCGGCCGCGTCGACGTTCAGCTGTATAATGAAAACGACGCGGAAAACGTTTCGCGGCAAATCGGCAATTATGCGGACAAAAAAACGGATACGCACGACGCGTTATGGGTTTCTTCGGCAAAAACGCAAATGCAGGAAAACAATAAAATATTCGGTGTTATAGGTGTGGTCCTTACTTCGATTGCGGGCATTTCGCTTTTGGTAGGCGGCATCGGCATTATGAACATAATGATTGTAACCGTTACCGAACGCCGGCACGAAATAGGCATGCGCAAAGCGCTCGGTGCTTCGAACGCCGATATCAGAAATCAGTTTTTGGTCGAATCGGCGACGATTACGTTCAGCGGCGGCCTGCTCGGCGTAGTGCTCGGCATGCTCATAAGCGCGTTGGTCGGCGCCGTAGCCTTTCCGAAAGACTGGGACTTTGTGTTCGCCTTTAATTTCGGCGGAACTGTTGCCGCCTTTGCCGTTTCGGTTTTTACCGGTATCTTTTTCGGTTTGAATCCGGCTTTAAAAGCCGCCCGCATGGATCCGATAGAAGCGCTCAACGATTAG
- a CDS encoding efflux RND transporter periplasmic adaptor subunit, giving the protein MTKNKKNKKLPVIISVIVAVAVLVFIFSPKKTVQTALPPLEVKKEISKNRIEISGYIEAAESQALQAPGEGIIEKVYASPGERVKKGAPLFELDCTVQEYNLAQQEFAIQQERINGPSKKLKLMEQQKDLLKKQIDDRKIHAKFDGSLAVFKIQEGQYAKAQDSFGTLINREYLKATVEVAESDASRLKIGEKAELKFPAVPDAKVSAVVTAFPSAARITSRGAAVLDAEIRINNPPENILPGYSFSGFIVAGEDEEILTVSQNAIRYKEGKPFVDIVRGKKTEETAVTVEPYVHGFVKITSGVAEGDKLKDQGEN; this is encoded by the coding sequence ATGACAAAAAACAAAAAGAACAAAAAATTGCCCGTGATAATTTCCGTCATTGTTGCCGTTGCCGTTTTGGTGTTTATTTTTTCGCCCAAAAAAACGGTTCAAACGGCGCTTCCTCCCTTGGAAGTTAAAAAAGAAATTTCGAAAAACAGAATTGAAATTTCGGGCTATATCGAAGCTGCAGAATCGCAAGCTTTGCAGGCTCCCGGTGAAGGCATTATCGAAAAAGTGTACGCTTCGCCCGGCGAGCGGGTAAAAAAAGGCGCACCGCTTTTCGAACTCGATTGCACCGTGCAGGAATACAATCTTGCGCAGCAGGAATTCGCCATTCAGCAGGAACGGATTAACGGCCCGTCGAAAAAACTCAAGCTCATGGAACAGCAAAAAGATTTGCTGAAAAAGCAAATCGACGACAGAAAAATACACGCCAAATTTGACGGAAGTTTGGCCGTTTTTAAAATTCAGGAAGGGCAATATGCCAAGGCGCAAGACAGTTTCGGGACGCTCATCAACAGGGAATATTTGAAAGCAACCGTAGAAGTTGCCGAAAGCGACGCATCGCGTCTTAAAATCGGCGAAAAGGCCGAATTGAAATTTCCCGCCGTGCCGGATGCGAAAGTGAGCGCGGTTGTTACCGCCTTTCCCTCGGCGGCACGCATTACAAGCCGCGGAGCCGCGGTGCTGGACGCCGAAATACGCATAAACAATCCGCCCGAAAATATTTTGCCCGGTTATTCGTTTTCGGGTTTTATCGTTGCCGGCGAAGACGAGGAAATTTTAACGGTATCGCAAAACGCAATCCGCTATAAAGAAGGCAAGCCTTTTGTAGACATTGTCCGCGGCAAAAAGACGGAGGAAACCGCGGTTACCGTGGAGCCGTACGTTCACGGTTTTGTAAAAATTACTTCGGGCGTTGCCGAAGGCGATAAGCTGAAAGATCAAGGCGAAAACTGA
- a CDS encoding thioredoxin family protein has product MFLFGKKERDGSDGREVRPQPQDELSPFAQAERLIAQNPSGIKILGTNGAVCLAMKTAFEEALARAGSSKTVEYIDDLNVIAAYGVIHTPAVAADGKLVASGRVLTAGEIAAIVKKHK; this is encoded by the coding sequence ATGTTTTTATTCGGAAAAAAAGAACGGGACGGATCGGACGGCCGGGAGGTTCGGCCGCAACCGCAGGATGAACTTTCGCCGTTCGCGCAAGCCGAGCGCCTCATTGCACAAAATCCTTCAGGTATAAAAATCTTGGGTACGAACGGTGCGGTGTGTCTTGCGATGAAGACGGCCTTTGAAGAAGCACTCGCTCGTGCAGGTTCAAGCAAAACCGTCGAATACATCGACGACTTAAACGTCATTGCCGCTTACGGTGTTATTCACACGCCCGCCGTGGCGGCCGACGGAAAGCTCGTAGCCTCAGGCCGCGTTTTAACGGCCGGTGAAATCGCCGCAATCGTAAAAAAACATAAGTAA
- a CDS encoding DUF2141 domain-containing protein: MKIPSRNRLKRTLSICVCLCAAFLLYAEDYTLTVVVTNVQPEGGTVFAGLYDSPEAFKQKKFVKVFELSPDARTLTVTASVPAGEYVCAVFQDENGNNTLDANMIGIPKEPAGFSNFAGGGPPGGFKKLKFAVQSDTEITVQLLRMKKR, encoded by the coding sequence ATGAAAATACCGTCCCGAAACCGCCTCAAGCGGACGTTAAGCATATGCGTTTGTTTGTGTGCGGCTTTTTTGCTCTATGCCGAAGACTATACGCTTACCGTTGTCGTTACGAACGTACAGCCTGAAGGCGGAACGGTTTTTGCGGGCCTTTATGACAGTCCCGAAGCTTTTAAACAAAAAAAATTCGTAAAGGTATTCGAACTTTCTCCCGATGCGCGAACCCTTACCGTAACCGCGTCGGTGCCCGCAGGCGAATACGTGTGTGCCGTTTTTCAGGATGAAAACGGCAACAATACACTCGACGCGAATATGATCGGCATTCCCAAAGAACCGGCGGGTTTTTCGAATTTTGCAGGCGGCGGCCCGCCCGGCGGTTTTAAAAAGTTAAAGTTCGCCGTACAATCCGATACGGAAATCACCGTGCAGCTTTTGCGTATGAAAAAACGATGA
- a CDS encoding MFS transporter codes for MKIRFTKSDYAAIAAMLVYSASATVTPVCLLKMADELHFSLSASGGIEGMRSLLIFFFLFFGGFIAARIGKVKSLTGGLYTLCAGYAVYALAPSYAVILCASFVIGCAAGVLEGLLNPFIQDLHPEDSGRYLNMTNAFWSAGVLLTVLISGELLTHGVRWRFIMAFLSVCACAAAVFFSVVSKHSVHVPVFKSEQVVRQYIDCFRTKRFWVFAFMMILAGGSEGAFTFWSASYIQVHFAALPRMGGIGTACFAGGMLIMRFASGLLVAQDKLRRAIFLSAVGGIAVSLAVPFVQHAALFFSLLFLAGMSIACFWPSIQSYAVCKMPHLDSTAVFILLSCAGIPGFGLISLIMGIIGDRAGLQKSFFCVPVLLFLLALTVIIERGKKRTK; via the coding sequence ATGAAAATACGATTTACAAAATCGGACTATGCGGCGATTGCGGCGATGCTTGTGTATTCGGCAAGCGCGACGGTAACGCCCGTTTGTCTTTTAAAGATGGCCGACGAGCTGCATTTTTCTTTGTCGGCAAGCGGCGGCATTGAAGGAATGCGCAGTCTGCTTATTTTTTTCTTCCTTTTTTTCGGCGGCTTTATTGCCGCGCGCATCGGAAAAGTCAAATCGCTTACCGGCGGCTTGTACACGTTGTGCGCAGGCTATGCCGTCTACGCGCTTGCCCCGTCTTATGCGGTTATCCTGTGCGCAAGCTTTGTCATCGGCTGCGCGGCCGGCGTTTTGGAAGGATTGCTGAATCCTTTCATTCAGGATTTGCACCCGGAGGATTCGGGACGCTATTTGAATATGACAAATGCGTTTTGGTCGGCGGGCGTTTTATTGACCGTATTGATTTCGGGCGAATTGCTCACGCACGGTGTCCGCTGGCGCTTCATCATGGCTTTTTTGTCGGTTTGTGCCTGTGCTGCGGCGGTATTTTTTTCCGTTGTGTCAAAACACAGCGTGCATGTGCCCGTGTTTAAAAGCGAACAGGTTGTACGCCAATATATCGACTGCTTCCGCACCAAGCGCTTTTGGGTATTCGCCTTTATGATGATTTTGGCAGGCGGCTCGGAAGGCGCCTTTACCTTTTGGAGCGCAAGTTATATTCAAGTACACTTTGCAGCCCTTCCCCGCATGGGCGGCATCGGAACTGCCTGCTTTGCCGGCGGTATGCTCATAATGCGCTTTGCAAGCGGCTTATTGGTCGCGCAGGATAAACTGCGCCGCGCGATTTTTCTTTCAGCCGTAGGCGGCATTGCCGTAAGCCTTGCCGTTCCGTTCGTTCAACATGCGGCTTTGTTTTTTTCCCTGCTTTTTTTGGCGGGTATGAGCATCGCGTGCTTTTGGCCTTCGATACAATCCTATGCCGTGTGTAAAATGCCGCATTTGGATTCGACTGCGGTATTTATTTTGCTTTCGTGCGCGGGAATTCCCGGATTCGGTCTTATTTCGCTTATCATGGGCATTATAGGCGATAGGGCGGGGCTTCAAAAAAGCTTTTTTTGCGTGCCGGTGTTGCTCTTTCTGTTGGCGCTGACCGTCATCATCGAACGCGGAAAAAAACGCACAAAATGA